From the genome of Variovorax sp. RA8, one region includes:
- a CDS encoding winged helix-turn-helix domain-containing protein has protein sequence MTTSIHLAVLDDEADITVLLANYLAGHGFRVSQLHSGAALMELMARDAPALVLLDLGLPGEDGFAIARQLREHWRCGLVIVTGRGDSVDKVVGLEVGADDYVTKPFDLRELLARIKAVLRRLAPAESGPGKANTDAVTLLRFAQWELDTAARRLLDPGRNEVSLTTGEFDLLNTLVTHPGRVLSRDFLLEHTRGRDGGPFDRTIDVQIGRLRKKLEADPNNPQIIKSVRGAGYILVPRVEAGG, from the coding sequence GTGACCACTTCCATCCATCTCGCGGTTCTCGACGACGAAGCAGACATCACGGTGCTGCTCGCCAACTACCTTGCAGGCCACGGCTTCCGCGTCAGCCAGCTGCATTCCGGCGCGGCGCTCATGGAACTGATGGCACGCGATGCGCCCGCCCTCGTGCTGCTGGACCTGGGCCTGCCGGGCGAGGACGGCTTCGCCATCGCCCGCCAGTTGCGGGAGCATTGGCGCTGCGGACTGGTGATCGTCACCGGCCGGGGCGATTCCGTCGACAAGGTGGTCGGCCTGGAGGTCGGCGCCGACGACTACGTGACCAAGCCCTTCGATCTGCGCGAACTGCTCGCGCGCATCAAGGCCGTGCTGCGTCGGCTTGCGCCTGCCGAATCCGGGCCGGGCAAGGCAAACACCGACGCCGTGACGCTGCTGCGCTTTGCGCAGTGGGAGCTCGACACCGCGGCACGGCGCCTGTTGGATCCGGGCCGCAACGAGGTGTCCCTGACCACAGGCGAGTTCGACCTGCTGAACACGCTGGTGACGCACCCGGGCCGCGTGCTGTCGCGGGACTTTCTTCTCGAACACACCCGCGGCCGCGACGGCGGCCCCTTCGACCGCACCATCGACGTCCAGATCGGGAGGCTGCGCAAGAAGCTGGAAGCCGACCCGAACAACCCGCAGATCATCAAGTCGGTGCGCGGCGCGGGCTACATCCTGGTCCCCAGGGTCGAGGCGGGTGGATGA
- a CDS encoding TraR/DksA family transcriptional regulator, whose protein sequence is MKHLTDADRHLLADRLQAMKRSAVDEIRGTSSDVEATLQPQDHEVQNHADEAEAERLGDVRFAEIEIDRARLLDIEQAEQRMAAGRYGVCMDCGDPIPRERLLAQPIAVRCAACQTAAENKLRP, encoded by the coding sequence ATGAAACATCTGACCGACGCCGACCGCCACCTGCTGGCTGATCGACTCCAGGCCATGAAGCGTAGCGCTGTCGATGAAATCCGCGGCACTTCCTCCGATGTCGAAGCCACGCTTCAACCTCAGGATCACGAGGTCCAGAACCACGCCGACGAAGCCGAGGCCGAGCGGCTGGGCGACGTGCGCTTCGCCGAGATCGAGATTGATCGGGCCAGGCTGCTCGACATCGAGCAGGCGGAGCAACGCATGGCCGCCGGCCGCTATGGCGTCTGCATGGACTGCGGGGATCCCATCCCGCGGGAGCGCCTGTTGGCGCAACCCATCGCAGTGCGTTGCGCGGCATGCCAGACCGCGGCCGAGAACAAGCTGCGCCCCTGA
- a CDS encoding YcbK family protein, producing MELVNSLSRRRFTCALAASAFAVGPVQAKAAPAAPRALRFDNLHTGEKLAVEYFQGQRYDPGALAAINHALRDFRTGDVGEIAPELLDLLHALVTLTGSERAVQVISGYRSPATNAALVERSSGVATGSLHMRGQAIDIRLADVALPALRKAALGMRAGGVGYYPASNFVHVDCGRVRAW from the coding sequence ATGGAACTTGTGAACAGCCTTTCCCGACGCCGTTTCACCTGCGCGCTGGCAGCCTCCGCGTTCGCCGTGGGACCGGTCCAGGCGAAGGCCGCACCTGCAGCCCCGCGCGCCCTGCGCTTCGACAACCTGCACACGGGCGAGAAGCTCGCGGTCGAGTATTTTCAGGGCCAGCGCTACGACCCGGGCGCGCTCGCAGCCATCAACCATGCGCTGCGAGACTTCCGCACGGGCGATGTCGGCGAGATCGCCCCTGAACTGCTGGATCTGCTGCATGCGCTGGTGACGCTCACCGGGAGCGAACGTGCCGTGCAGGTCATCTCGGGCTACCGTTCGCCGGCCACGAACGCGGCGCTGGTCGAACGCAGCAGCGGCGTGGCCACCGGCAGCCTGCACATGCGGGGCCAGGCCATCGACATCCGGCTTGCCGACGTAGCGCTGCCGGCGCTGCGCAAGGCGGCGCTGGGCATGCGCGCCGGCGGCGTGGGCTACTACCCGGCCTCGAACTTCGTGCACGTGGACTGCGGCCGCGTGCGCGCCTGGTAG
- a CDS encoding L,D-transpeptidase family protein, with translation MPRRFHLFAMAVSREIEGRLLRLPAAVVSLMLLLLASTAGADSVWLDAAGRPNASARDALQVLADAPADGLVAQDYQARELALQAADLARAPGSAAASALDFDRALDTALQRFLHDLHSGRVDPRSLGFRVEAQRKTADVAALLHAAADEGRLPQAVAALRPGLGQYGRLREALQRYRTLAADPSLRLLPPIAPAKSLKAGDLYAGAGALHRLLVALGDLPAEAPPPVDRYDAALADGVRRFQERHGLEADGALGSATLAALNVPLSQRVLQLELALERLRWLPELDDQPLIGINIAMFRLWAWDPAAPADSLVDMNVVVGRALNTRTPVLSERMRYIIFRPYWNVPPSIVRNEILPAIARDPAYLQRHDMEIVRGAGDNVQPVEASTPQNLALLRQGVLRLRQRPGPANALGRVKFIFPNDENVYLHDTPATQLFGRARRDFSHGCVRVEKPVALARWVLREQPEWTPERIDAALAGPSSQRVDLTRPLPVILFYMTAMVTPSDRALRFAPDIYGHDARLVRALASRYDGRR, from the coding sequence ATGCCCCGCCGGTTTCACCTCTTCGCGATGGCGGTCTCACGCGAGATTGAAGGCAGGCTGCTCAGGCTGCCGGCGGCGGTCGTGAGCTTGATGCTGCTGCTCCTCGCTTCAACCGCAGGGGCCGACTCTGTCTGGCTGGACGCCGCCGGGCGGCCCAATGCAAGCGCGCGCGACGCCCTGCAGGTGCTGGCAGACGCCCCGGCCGATGGCCTGGTGGCACAAGACTACCAGGCCCGTGAGCTTGCCCTCCAGGCCGCGGACCTCGCCCGCGCGCCAGGGTCGGCGGCGGCTTCCGCGCTGGACTTCGACCGCGCACTGGATACTGCGTTGCAACGATTTCTCCACGACTTGCACAGCGGCCGTGTGGATCCGCGTTCGCTCGGCTTTCGCGTCGAAGCGCAGCGCAAGACGGCGGATGTCGCAGCCTTGCTGCACGCGGCTGCAGACGAGGGGCGCCTGCCGCAGGCCGTGGCGGCCCTGCGCCCTGGCCTGGGCCAGTACGGAAGGCTGCGGGAGGCCTTGCAGCGCTATCGAACGCTGGCTGCGGACCCCTCGCTGCGCTTGCTGCCGCCCATCGCGCCCGCCAAGTCGCTGAAGGCAGGAGACCTCTATGCCGGGGCCGGCGCGCTGCATCGGCTGCTTGTAGCCCTGGGCGACCTGCCGGCCGAGGCGCCGCCTCCCGTCGACCGCTACGACGCCGCGCTGGCCGATGGGGTCAGGCGCTTCCAGGAACGCCATGGCCTGGAGGCCGACGGCGCACTCGGAAGCGCGACCCTGGCTGCCTTGAACGTGCCGCTCAGCCAACGAGTCCTTCAACTCGAACTCGCGCTGGAGCGCCTGCGCTGGCTGCCCGAGCTTGATGATCAACCCCTCATCGGCATCAACATCGCGATGTTCCGTCTTTGGGCCTGGGATCCTGCTGCACCCGCAGACTCCCTGGTCGACATGAACGTCGTGGTGGGCCGCGCGCTGAACACCAGGACCCCGGTGCTCTCGGAAAGGATGCGTTACATCATCTTCCGGCCGTACTGGAACGTGCCGCCATCCATCGTGCGCAACGAGATCTTGCCGGCCATCGCGCGCGACCCGGCCTATCTTCAGCGCCACGACATGGAGATCGTGCGTGGTGCCGGTGACAACGTCCAGCCGGTGGAGGCGAGCACCCCCCAGAACCTGGCCCTGCTGCGCCAGGGGGTGTTGCGGCTGCGCCAGCGGCCGGGCCCGGCGAACGCCCTGGGACGCGTCAAGTTCATCTTCCCGAACGACGAAAACGTGTATCTGCATGACACGCCAGCGACGCAATTGTTCGGCCGCGCGCGACGCGATTTCAGCCACGGCTGCGTGCGCGTCGAGAAACCGGTGGCGCTCGCGCGCTGGGTGCTTCGGGAGCAGCCGGAGTGGACCCCGGAGCGCATCGATGCGGCCTTGGCGGGGCCTTCTTCCCAACGCGTGGATCTCACACGGCCGCTGCCGGTGATCCTGTTCTACATGACAGCCATGGTGACGCCCTCGGATCGAGCGCTGCGCTTTGCGCCAGACATCTACGGCCACGATGCCCGGCTGGTGCGGGCGCTCGCAAGCCGATACGACGGCCGCCGCTAG
- a CDS encoding DUF883 family protein: protein MNDTISVSAGKIGDKLVETLQALPEQLHDLQNMTEHKARNAVCRADKAVHRHPYGVIGFAAAAGLIIGLLVSRR from the coding sequence ATGAACGACACAATTTCCGTTTCAGCCGGCAAGATCGGCGACAAGCTGGTCGAGACGCTCCAAGCGCTTCCCGAGCAGCTGCACGATCTGCAGAACATGACAGAGCACAAGGCGCGCAACGCCGTGTGCCGGGCCGACAAAGCCGTGCACCGACATCCCTACGGTGTGATCGGGTTCGCCGCGGCTGCCGGCTTGATCATCGGGCTGCTCGTCTCGAGGCGCTGA
- a CDS encoding ABC transporter ATP-binding protein, whose product MSADPLTVFHARGLGKTYRAGDVAVVALRDVDLDIVAGEFMVLLGPSGSGKSTLLNILGGLEVASTGSLTYLDHDLVAANDDQLTRYRRDHVGFVFQFYNLIPSLTAYENVALVTDIAANPMPIDDALERVALSARRDHFPSQLSGGEQQRVAIARAIVKRPEVLLCDEPTGALDYATGKLVLDVIARINRELGTTVLVITHNAAIAGMADRVAYLADGRLQKIERNARRMASTELSW is encoded by the coding sequence ATGAGCGCAGATCCACTGACTGTCTTCCATGCCCGCGGCCTGGGCAAGACGTACCGTGCCGGAGACGTGGCCGTCGTGGCCCTGCGGGATGTCGATCTCGACATCGTCGCCGGCGAGTTCATGGTGCTGCTGGGGCCGTCGGGCAGTGGGAAGTCCACGCTGCTCAACATCCTCGGAGGGCTCGAGGTGGCGAGCACCGGCAGCCTGACCTACCTGGACCACGACCTGGTTGCGGCGAACGACGACCAGCTCACCCGCTACCGGCGCGATCATGTGGGATTCGTGTTCCAGTTCTACAACCTCATCCCCAGCCTGACCGCCTACGAGAACGTCGCGCTGGTCACGGACATCGCCGCGAACCCGATGCCGATCGACGATGCACTGGAGCGGGTGGCGCTGTCCGCGCGGCGCGATCACTTTCCCTCGCAGCTCTCGGGCGGCGAGCAGCAGCGCGTGGCCATCGCGCGTGCCATCGTCAAGCGGCCCGAGGTGTTGCTGTGCGACGAACCCACCGGTGCGCTCGACTACGCCACGGGCAAGCTGGTGCTCGACGTGATCGCCAGGATCAACCGGGAACTCGGCACCACGGTGCTGGTGATCACGCACAACGCCGCGATCGCGGGCATGGCCGACCGCGTGGCGTACCTGGCCGATGGCCGGCTCCAGAAGATCGAGCGCAATGCGCGGCGCATGGCTTCGACAGAGCTGTCCTGGTAG
- a CDS encoding ABC transporter permease, translating to MKALDRKLLRDLRAMWSQALTIALVVASGAGGFLTSLSAVDSLAAARDTFYAEGRFADIFATVKRAPVALVEQLRDIPGVADVQTTIEQVVRIQLDGSSDPVLGQLIGVDRLQPPRLNQVSVAAGAGLFDAGDGAGASRDTVDALVSRGFAGARGLKPGDTVGALINGRHRRLRIVGIALSPEFVFAGLWGMPDQRGFGVFWVDQAVLAAAYDMEGAFNTLAVRLAPAAARRVSDAEVIDALAQPLARYGGATPRARVDQTSHAMLENEIKEQRVIGTVLPSIFLGVAAFLLNVVVSRLVATQREQIAALKALGYANGTIAAHYLKLVLVIVSAGLALGVALGDWLGAQLVGLYAELFHFARFEHRMDSGLALLAGGITLATAVAGTLSAILATVRLSPAEAMRPSAPGRYRRTLAERLGVAGLSPALRMILRNMERRPLRSSLSIGGVAAAVAIVVMGNFFRDAIEVVVDTTFVLSMRSDVSVWLTEPADNGIALQLARLPGVLALESLRDVPVTLVNGHLRQRVMVRGEPERSELFRIVDVDGRQAMPHGDGLLLTDRLADKLDLRVGDRVRVEVQEGRMLTFTLPVDGTVREMMGLNAYMNRAALNRALREGDVATGFVLALERGSETRFLQATQGLPRAAGAFSKAAMLRNMQELTARNILIMSTVLTLFACVIAVGVVYNNARIALAERAWELASLRVLGFTRAEVSGLLLGEMAIGIAVALPLGMLAGYALVHGVTGLLKSDQFFFPVAIRPRTYALAALAVLAAAAASALVVRRRIDRLDMVSALKTRE from the coding sequence ATGAAAGCGCTCGACCGCAAGCTGCTTCGCGATCTGCGGGCGATGTGGAGCCAGGCGCTGACCATCGCGCTGGTAGTGGCCAGCGGTGCGGGCGGCTTCCTCACGAGCCTGTCTGCGGTGGATTCGCTGGCCGCGGCGCGCGACACCTTCTATGCCGAGGGGCGCTTCGCCGACATCTTCGCGACCGTCAAGCGGGCACCTGTCGCCTTGGTCGAGCAGTTGCGCGACATTCCCGGCGTGGCCGACGTGCAAACGACGATCGAGCAGGTGGTCCGCATCCAGCTCGACGGCAGCAGCGATCCGGTGCTGGGGCAGTTGATCGGCGTCGACCGCCTGCAGCCGCCGCGTTTGAACCAGGTGAGCGTCGCGGCCGGTGCCGGCTTGTTCGACGCCGGCGACGGCGCCGGAGCCAGCCGGGATACGGTCGACGCGCTGGTCTCCAGGGGCTTCGCCGGTGCACGCGGGCTCAAGCCCGGCGACACGGTCGGCGCCCTGATCAACGGTCGTCATCGGCGCTTGCGAATCGTGGGCATCGCCCTGTCGCCCGAGTTCGTCTTCGCCGGTCTCTGGGGCATGCCGGACCAGCGTGGCTTCGGAGTCTTCTGGGTCGACCAGGCGGTGCTCGCCGCTGCCTACGACATGGAGGGCGCCTTCAACACCCTGGCCGTGCGCCTGGCACCTGCCGCGGCGCGGCGGGTTTCCGACGCGGAAGTCATCGACGCACTCGCGCAGCCGCTGGCCCGCTATGGTGGCGCGACGCCCCGTGCAAGGGTGGACCAGACCTCGCACGCGATGCTGGAGAACGAGATCAAGGAGCAGCGCGTCATCGGCACCGTGCTGCCGTCGATCTTTCTCGGCGTGGCCGCCTTCCTGCTGAACGTGGTCGTTTCGCGGCTGGTCGCCACGCAGCGCGAGCAGATTGCCGCGCTGAAGGCGCTGGGCTATGCCAATGGGACCATCGCTGCCCACTACCTGAAGCTGGTGCTGGTGATCGTCTCGGCCGGACTGGCGCTCGGCGTTGCTCTGGGCGACTGGCTCGGTGCCCAGCTGGTCGGTCTCTATGCCGAGCTGTTCCATTTCGCGCGCTTCGAGCACAGGATGGACAGCGGCCTCGCACTGCTCGCCGGCGGCATCACGCTGGCCACCGCGGTCGCAGGAACGCTGTCGGCCATCCTGGCGACAGTGCGGCTGTCTCCTGCCGAGGCGATGCGTCCCTCGGCCCCGGGGCGCTACCGGCGCACGCTTGCCGAGCGGCTGGGCGTCGCCGGCCTGAGCCCGGCCCTGCGGATGATCCTGCGGAACATGGAGCGGCGTCCGCTGCGGAGCAGCCTGTCGATCGGCGGAGTCGCGGCGGCAGTGGCCATCGTGGTGATGGGCAACTTCTTCCGCGACGCGATCGAGGTCGTCGTCGACACCACGTTCGTGCTGTCCATGCGCAGCGACGTCTCGGTGTGGTTGACCGAACCGGCCGACAACGGCATTGCGCTGCAGCTGGCGCGCCTGCCCGGCGTGCTGGCGCTGGAATCGTTGCGGGATGTGCCGGTCACGCTGGTCAACGGTCACCTGCGCCAGCGTGTCATGGTGCGGGGCGAGCCGGAACGAAGCGAGCTGTTTCGCATCGTCGATGTCGACGGCCGGCAGGCGATGCCGCATGGCGATGGCCTGCTGCTCACCGATCGGCTGGCCGACAAGCTGGACCTTCGGGTCGGCGATCGCGTCAGGGTGGAAGTGCAGGAGGGCCGCATGCTCACCTTCACGTTGCCGGTGGACGGCACGGTGCGCGAGATGATGGGACTGAACGCCTACATGAATCGTGCTGCGTTGAACCGCGCTCTGCGCGAGGGTGACGTCGCCACCGGCTTCGTGCTGGCGCTCGAGCGCGGCAGCGAGACGCGATTCCTGCAGGCCACGCAAGGCCTTCCCCGCGCCGCCGGCGCCTTCAGCAAGGCGGCCATGCTGCGCAACATGCAGGAACTGACTGCGCGCAACATTCTGATCATGAGCACGGTGCTCACGCTGTTCGCCTGCGTCATCGCCGTCGGCGTGGTCTACAACAACGCGCGCATCGCGTTGGCCGAGCGAGCCTGGGAACTGGCCAGCTTGCGCGTGCTGGGCTTCACGCGCGCCGAGGTGTCCGGCTTGCTGCTGGGCGAGATGGCGATCGGCATTGCCGTCGCACTGCCGCTGGGCATGCTGGCGGGCTATGCCCTCGTGCATGGTGTGACCGGACTGCTGAAGTCCGACCAGTTCTTCTTTCCGGTGGCGATCCGTCCGCGCACCTATGCACTCGCGGCGCTGGCTGTGCTGGCTGCTGCTGCTGCGAGCGCACTGGTGGTGCGGCGTCGCATTGATCGGCTCGACATGGTGTCGGCGCTGAAAACGAGGGAATGA
- a CDS encoding efflux RND transporter periplasmic adaptor subunit has product MNRKTQLISAAGGLALVALLAWAFAPRPLAVEVARATSGPYEQAIPEDGKTRLRDRYVVTAPLAGRLARITLREGDAIEAGAIVATLTPVFSPMLDERTQREQASRAEAAQAAVRRAAAALERARLALEQARVDLRRNEQLAGQNFLSPAKLDADRLALQAAQKDVEAALESRHVAEHEAEVARAALLAVRAPAGAANAFPVRAPVAGRVLRVTQGSEATVALGAPLLEIGDTTQLEIVAELLTTDALQALPGSLVRIERWGGLGTLEGRVRLVEPAAFTKVSALGVEEQRVNVLIELTSPPASWQALGDGYRVGVRIVTQAQASVLRVPVSAVFPHADGGMAVFVLEGGRARLTPVELGGRNGSQAWIRSGIAEGATVVVYPAAALRDGARAKARHVPVQAAS; this is encoded by the coding sequence ATGAATCGCAAGACCCAACTGATCTCCGCAGCGGGCGGCCTGGCGCTGGTGGCATTGCTCGCCTGGGCCTTCGCGCCCCGGCCCTTGGCTGTCGAGGTGGCGCGGGCGACGAGCGGGCCCTACGAACAGGCCATTCCCGAGGATGGCAAGACACGGCTTCGCGACCGCTACGTCGTCACGGCACCGCTGGCTGGCCGGCTGGCGCGCATCACGCTGCGCGAAGGTGACGCGATCGAGGCCGGCGCGATCGTGGCGACACTGACGCCCGTGTTCTCTCCGATGCTGGACGAGCGCACTCAGCGTGAGCAAGCATCCCGCGCCGAAGCTGCGCAAGCCGCGGTGCGGCGGGCCGCGGCCGCGCTGGAGCGGGCCCGGCTAGCGCTTGAGCAGGCGCGCGTCGATCTTCGGCGCAACGAACAGCTGGCAGGGCAGAACTTCTTATCGCCCGCCAAGCTCGACGCCGACAGGTTGGCCCTGCAGGCGGCGCAAAAGGATGTCGAGGCCGCCTTGGAGTCTCGCCATGTCGCCGAGCACGAGGCGGAGGTCGCCCGCGCCGCCCTGTTGGCGGTGCGCGCACCGGCGGGCGCGGCGAATGCCTTTCCTGTGCGCGCACCCGTGGCCGGGCGCGTGCTGCGCGTGACGCAAGGCAGCGAAGCCACGGTGGCACTGGGCGCGCCGTTGCTGGAGATCGGCGACACCACGCAACTCGAGATCGTGGCCGAGCTGCTGACCACGGACGCGCTGCAGGCGCTGCCGGGCTCGCTGGTGCGGATCGAGCGCTGGGGTGGCCTCGGCACCTTGGAGGGCCGCGTGCGGCTGGTCGAGCCTGCCGCCTTTACCAAGGTGTCCGCGCTCGGTGTCGAGGAGCAGCGGGTCAATGTCCTGATCGAACTCACGAGCCCGCCTGCTTCCTGGCAAGCGCTGGGTGACGGCTACCGCGTCGGTGTGCGCATCGTCACGCAAGCCCAGGCTTCGGTGCTGCGCGTGCCGGTGAGTGCGGTATTTCCGCATGCCGACGGCGGCATGGCGGTGTTCGTGCTCGAAGGCGGGCGTGCACGGCTGACGCCGGTGGAGCTGGGCGGGCGCAACGGCAGCCAGGCGTGGATACGCAGCGGCATCGCCGAAGGCGCAACGGTGGTCGTCTATCCTGCAGCGGCGTTGCGCGATGGCGCCCGGGCGAAGGCACGCCATGTGCCGGTGCAGGCAGCGTCGTGA
- a CDS encoding zinc-dependent alcohol dehydrogenase family protein, protein MRAMVLRAAGQALQMEQRPLSEPAAGELRLRVLACAVCRTDLHVVDGDLPLPVMPIVPGHEIVGEVEALGPGVVTHRIGDRVGVPWLGHSCGHCTFCATGHENLCDAPRFTGYHRDGGFASHVIAEADFCLPLDMLTQEPARIAPLMCAGLIGWRSLKAAGEGARRLGLYGFGAAAHLITQVAVGQGRQVHAFTRSGDTAGQAFARSLGATWAGGSDEMPAVPLDAAIIFAPAGELVPIALSAVRKGGRVVCGGIHMSDIPSFAYRLLWEERQLVSVANLTRLDAREFLDQVQAHPPQIHITTYGLAQANEALADLRAGRLQGAAVLLP, encoded by the coding sequence ATGCGGGCGATGGTGCTCCGCGCCGCGGGCCAGGCGTTGCAGATGGAGCAGCGCCCCCTGTCGGAGCCGGCCGCCGGCGAGCTGCGCCTGCGCGTGCTCGCCTGCGCGGTCTGCCGCACCGACCTGCACGTGGTCGATGGCGACCTGCCGCTGCCCGTGATGCCGATCGTCCCAGGGCATGAGATCGTCGGCGAGGTCGAAGCCCTCGGTCCGGGCGTCGTCACGCACCGCATCGGCGACCGCGTCGGCGTGCCCTGGCTGGGCCACAGCTGCGGCCACTGCACCTTCTGCGCGACCGGCCATGAGAACCTGTGCGATGCGCCGCGCTTCACCGGCTACCACCGCGACGGCGGCTTCGCGAGCCATGTCATCGCCGAGGCCGATTTCTGTTTGCCGCTGGACATGTTGACGCAGGAGCCGGCCCGGATCGCACCTCTCATGTGCGCCGGCCTGATCGGCTGGCGCAGCCTGAAAGCCGCCGGTGAAGGCGCACGGCGCCTGGGCCTCTACGGGTTCGGCGCGGCCGCCCACCTGATCACGCAGGTCGCCGTCGGCCAGGGCCGGCAGGTCCATGCCTTCACCCGGTCGGGCGATACCGCGGGCCAGGCCTTTGCGCGATCGTTGGGAGCCACCTGGGCCGGGGGGTCGGACGAGATGCCCGCCGTCCCGCTGGATGCGGCGATCATCTTCGCGCCGGCCGGCGAACTGGTCCCGATCGCGCTGAGCGCGGTGCGCAAGGGCGGCCGGGTCGTCTGCGGTGGCATCCACATGAGCGACATTCCCTCCTTTGCCTACCGACTGCTCTGGGAAGAACGGCAGCTGGTCTCCGTGGCCAATCTCACGCGCCTCGACGCCCGCGAGTTCCTCGATCAGGTACAAGCGCACCCGCCGCAGATCCACATCACCACCTATGGCCTGGCGCAGGCCAACGAAGCGCTCGCAGACCTTCGCGCCGGCCGGCTTCAGGGTGCCGCGGTGCTGCTGCCCTAG
- the phbB gene encoding acetoacetyl-CoA reductase produces MRVALVTGATAGIGAAVAEALSAAGYRVASNYGSNTQAAEAFTARTGIPAFAWNVADPAACQAGVARVEAALGPIEVLVNNAGITRDAMLHKMTLEQWREVLDVNLGGCFNMCRAVIEGMRERRFGRIVNMSSVNGLSGQVGQTNYAATKAGLVGFTKSLALEGASRNITANVVAPGYTDTAMVGAVPPDALAQILKTVPMGRLATPAEIARGVVFLAADEAGFISGITLSINGGKYMP; encoded by the coding sequence ATGCGAGTCGCACTGGTCACCGGCGCAACCGCCGGCATCGGAGCTGCCGTGGCCGAAGCTCTTTCGGCCGCAGGCTACCGCGTCGCCTCCAACTACGGCTCCAACACCCAGGCAGCGGAGGCGTTCACCGCGCGAACCGGCATACCCGCATTCGCGTGGAACGTGGCCGATCCGGCCGCGTGCCAGGCGGGCGTGGCCCGCGTGGAGGCCGCCCTGGGACCGATCGAGGTGCTGGTCAACAATGCCGGCATCACGCGCGACGCGATGCTGCACAAGATGACGCTCGAGCAGTGGCGCGAGGTGCTCGACGTCAACCTGGGCGGTTGCTTCAACATGTGCCGAGCGGTGATCGAGGGCATGCGGGAACGCCGCTTCGGCCGCATCGTCAACATGAGCTCGGTCAATGGACTGTCGGGCCAGGTGGGGCAGACCAACTATGCAGCAACCAAGGCGGGCCTCGTCGGCTTCACGAAGTCGCTCGCGCTCGAAGGCGCGTCTCGCAACATCACGGCCAACGTCGTGGCGCCGGGCTACACCGATACCGCCATGGTCGGCGCGGTGCCGCCCGACGCGCTCGCGCAGATCCTGAAGACCGTCCCGATGGGACGGCTGGCGACACCGGCGGAGATCGCGCGCGGCGTCGTCTTTCTCGCTGCCGACGAGGCCGGCTTCATCAGTGGCATCACGCTGTCCATCAACGGCGGCAAGTACATGCCCTGA
- a CDS encoding BON domain-containing protein: MRSDAQLRSDIVAELNWDPAITATDVGVIVKDGVVTLTGHPSSHAEKYAIERAAQRVQGVKALAIEMPVKLSSDYTRTDADIAMAVERAIEWNVLVPEDKIHPMVENGWVTLNGEVEWDYQRRAAEGAVRDLLGVTGVTNRVVVKPKFTAADVEKKIQEALERQAGREAERIKVEVSGAHVTLSGKVHSWAERKAAQGAAWSAPGVANVINNLLVEA; encoded by the coding sequence ATGAGATCCGATGCACAACTCAGAAGCGATATCGTCGCCGAACTGAACTGGGACCCGGCGATCACCGCCACCGACGTCGGCGTGATCGTCAAGGACGGCGTGGTCACATTGACCGGCCATCCCTCCAGCCACGCCGAGAAATACGCCATCGAGCGCGCTGCGCAGCGCGTACAGGGCGTGAAGGCGCTGGCGATCGAAATGCCGGTCAAGCTCAGCTCCGACTACACGCGAACCGACGCCGACATCGCCATGGCGGTGGAACGTGCCATCGAGTGGAACGTGCTCGTGCCCGAGGACAAGATCCATCCGATGGTGGAGAACGGCTGGGTCACCCTGAATGGAGAAGTCGAGTGGGACTACCAGCGCAGGGCGGCTGAAGGTGCCGTGCGCGACCTGCTCGGCGTCACCGGCGTCACGAACCGGGTCGTCGTGAAGCCGAAGTTCACGGCGGCCGACGTCGAGAAGAAGATCCAGGAAGCACTCGAGCGCCAAGCCGGTCGCGAAGCCGAGCGAATCAAGGTCGAGGTGAGCGGTGCCCATGTCACGCTCAGCGGCAAGGTCCACTCCTGGGCTGAACGCAAGGCTGCCCAGGGGGCCGCATGGTCGGCGCCGGGCGTCGCGAACGTGATCAACAACCTGCTCGTCGAAGCCTGA